The genomic window GATTCGGGAGCGATTATGCCCGTTCGCGCGTTAGTTTTGCGGACCGCCGGAACCAACTGCGACATTGAGACCCAGTTAGCCTGGGAAAAAGCCGGCGCCACCGCCGAGCGGGTCCACATCAACCGCCTCATCGAGGATCCCAAGCGCCTCAGCCGATACCAGATCCTGACGATTCCCGGCGGCTTTTCCT from Planctomycetota bacterium includes these protein-coding regions:
- a CDS encoding phosphoribosylformylglycinamidine synthase subunit PurQ, yielding MPVRALVLRTAGTNCDIETQLAWEKAGATAERVHINRLIEDPKRLSRYQILTIPGGFS